Proteins encoded by one window of Salvia splendens isolate huo1 chromosome 5, SspV2, whole genome shotgun sequence:
- the LOC121803116 gene encoding rho GDP-dissociation inhibitor 1-like, which produces MGSDSDRDPDIESDSEGQVSRHHSQSSCPTEDDEDLSLHLGPKVSLKEHLEKDKDDESLRRWKEQLIGSVDVNAVEENQEPDVKILSLAIVSPGRPDILLPIPEGENPKGLWFTLKEGSHYHLKFNIKVSNDIVCGLKYTNTVWKTGIKVDSSKEMLGTFSPQADPYTQEMPEETTPAGIFSRGQYTARSKFVDDDNKCYLDINYTFDIQKDWSKQ; this is translated from the exons ATGGGATCTGATTCAGATAGAGATCCCGACATAGAATCCGATTCGGAAGGGCAGGTGAGCCGGCATCACAGTCAATCTTCATGCCCTACCGAAGATGATGAAGACTTGAGCTTACATTTAGGCCCAAAAGTTAGCCTCAAGGAACATCTCGAGAAAGACAAG GATGATGAGAGCTTAAGGAGGTGGAAGGAGCAATTGATTGGTAGTGTTGATGTTAATGCTGTTGAAG AGAATCAAGAACCCGACGTAAAAATCTTGAGCCTGGCGATAGTGTCGCCGGGAAGGCCGGATATTTTGCTTCCAATCCCGGAAGGCGAAAACCCTAAAGGCTTGTGGTTTACTCTCAAGGAAGGAAGTCATTACCATCTCAAATTCAATATCAAAGTCAGCAACGACATCGTTTGCGGCCTCAAGTATACCAACACCGTTTGGAAGACTGGAATCAAAG TTGATAGCTCCAAAGAAATGCTGGGAACGTTTAGCCCTCAAGCAGACCCTTATACACAAGAAATGCCCGAAGAGACTACTCCTGCTGGCATATTTTCTAGAGGACAATACACTGCAAGATCTAAG TTTGTTGATGATGACAATAAGTGCTACTTGGACATCAACTACACTTTTGACATTCAGAAAGATTGGTCCAAACAATGA